The following proteins come from a genomic window of Nostoc sp. TCL26-01:
- a CDS encoding glutamate-5-semialdehyde dehydrogenase has product MTIFQVTSLNPIAQQTRQAASLLALLSTEARNQALDAIASALESAKAEILAANIADCTAATAAGIAKPLYKRLQLDEHKLRDAIAGVRDVGKLADPIGQVQLHRELDTGLVLKRITCPLGVLGIIFEARPEAAIQIISLAIKSGNGVILKCGKEAVRSCEAIAQAVKTGLSTTDVNPDVVQLLTTRAETLELLKLDKYVDLIIPRGSNSFVRFVQENTRIPVLGHADGICHVYIDQAADISKAVTVTVDAKVQYPAACNAIETLLVHQAVAPEFLPQVAQALQAVDVELRGDERTLEILPEIAPVTALDWETEYSDLILAIKIVESVDQAIAHINQYGSRHTDAIVTEDLATVETFFGLVNSAGVFHNCSTRFADGFRYGFGAEVGISTQQMPPRGPVGLEGLVTYKYQMTGAGHIVATYTGADAKPFTHRDL; this is encoded by the coding sequence ATGACTATTTTTCAAGTTACTTCTCTCAATCCGATCGCTCAACAAACTCGCCAAGCTGCAAGTTTACTCGCATTATTGTCTACAGAAGCACGCAATCAAGCTCTGGACGCGATCGCTAGTGCTTTAGAATCAGCAAAGGCAGAAATTCTAGCAGCGAATATAGCTGATTGTACAGCTGCTACGGCGGCAGGCATCGCTAAACCTCTGTACAAACGTTTGCAGTTAGATGAACATAAATTAAGAGATGCGATCGCTGGGGTGCGGGATGTTGGTAAACTGGCAGATCCCATCGGACAAGTACAACTGCACCGTGAACTTGATACAGGTTTGGTTCTCAAACGCATTACCTGTCCTTTGGGAGTGTTGGGAATCATTTTTGAAGCCCGCCCCGAAGCAGCAATTCAAATTATCTCTTTGGCAATTAAGTCGGGTAATGGTGTTATTCTCAAATGTGGTAAGGAAGCAGTACGCTCTTGTGAAGCGATCGCTCAAGCTGTGAAAACAGGGTTATCAACCACAGATGTCAACCCTGATGTAGTCCAGTTACTCACAACGAGAGCAGAAACTTTAGAACTTTTAAAGTTAGATAAATATGTAGATTTAATTATTCCCAGAGGTTCTAACTCGTTTGTCAGGTTTGTCCAAGAGAATACCCGCATTCCCGTTTTAGGTCATGCTGATGGTATTTGTCATGTATATATAGATCAGGCTGCTGATATCAGCAAAGCCGTTACAGTGACAGTAGATGCCAAAGTACAATATCCGGCTGCTTGTAATGCGATTGAAACTCTCTTAGTTCACCAAGCAGTTGCCCCAGAATTTTTACCCCAAGTGGCACAAGCTTTACAAGCAGTGGATGTAGAGTTGAGAGGCGACGAACGCACCTTAGAAATTTTACCGGAGATTGCACCTGTCACAGCACTCGACTGGGAGACCGAATATAGCGATCTGATCTTGGCAATTAAAATTGTCGAATCTGTAGATCAAGCGATCGCTCATATCAATCAATATGGTTCTCGTCATACTGATGCGATCGTCACTGAAGATTTAGCAACTGTAGAAACTTTCTTTGGTTTAGTCAACTCAGCTGGTGTCTTTCACAACTGTTCGACACGCTTTGCTGATGGTTTCCGTTACGGCTTTGGTGCAGAAGTAGGAATTAGTACTCAGCAAATGCCGCCCCGTGGCCCTGTTGGTTTAGAAGGACTAGTAACATACAAATATCAAATGACAGGTGCAGGACATATCGTTGCCACTTACACGGGTGCAGATGCCAAGCCTTTTACCCATCGAGATTTGTAG
- a CDS encoding DNA cytosine methyltransferase yields MVLREQPIAIDLFAGAGGFGLGFEMAGFSVPLSVEIDAWACDTLRYNRPHSTVIQNDIRNFSTEHDVKDICIFKPDIIIGGPPCQGFSIAGPAQKDPKDPRNSLFINFAQWIKFLEPKAFVMENVKGLLSRKNAEGFKVIDIIKKTFAELGYFVEVWVLNAAEYGVPQIRERVFIVANKKGEELGIPKKTHSLQFLNFHRSQLSIFDDTSIIPALTLWDAISDLPELNAREGSEEQPYYLKPQNTYQAWARNSSTTLYNHVAMEHSDRLVERFRHIKWGESSSDVPKEHGARRRSGNGELSDKSYDQNNRRLNPDKPSHTIAASFYANFIHPFQHRNLTAREGARIQAFPDNYRFFGKKTVVSHKLLHREERFDEKFLCQYNQIGNAVPPLLAKVIAHHLQEKLELCQQLIEIL; encoded by the coding sequence ATGGTACTAAGAGAACAACCTATTGCTATCGATTTGTTTGCCGGGGCAGGAGGCTTTGGTTTAGGTTTTGAAATGGCAGGCTTCTCTGTACCTTTATCCGTTGAAATCGATGCGTGGGCTTGTGATACACTACGCTACAATCGCCCTCATTCAACAGTTATTCAAAATGATATCCGCAACTTTAGTACAGAACATGACGTTAAGGATATTTGCATTTTTAAACCTGATATTATAATTGGTGGGCCTCCATGCCAAGGATTTAGTATTGCTGGGCCAGCCCAAAAAGATCCTAAAGACCCTAGAAATAGTTTATTCATCAACTTTGCACAATGGATAAAATTTCTTGAACCTAAAGCGTTTGTAATGGAAAACGTAAAAGGGTTGCTATCCAGAAAAAATGCTGAAGGTTTTAAAGTTATAGATATTATTAAGAAAACATTTGCAGAACTTGGTTATTTTGTCGAAGTATGGGTTTTAAATGCTGCGGAATATGGTGTTCCACAAATTAGGGAACGTGTCTTTATTGTTGCCAATAAAAAAGGTGAAGAACTCGGTATTCCTAAAAAAACACATTCTCTGCAATTTTTAAATTTCCATAGGTCTCAATTATCAATATTTGATGATACGAGTATTATACCTGCACTAACTTTGTGGGACGCAATATCAGACTTACCAGAACTTAATGCGCGTGAAGGAAGTGAAGAGCAACCCTATTATTTAAAACCTCAAAATACTTATCAGGCTTGGGCTAGAAATAGTAGTACTACACTTTATAATCATGTGGCAATGGAACATTCTGACCGTTTAGTAGAACGTTTCCGGCATATAAAATGGGGTGAATCCAGTTCCGATGTACCTAAAGAACATGGAGCTAGACGACGTAGTGGTAATGGTGAATTATCAGACAAATCTTATGATCAGAATAATCGCCGTTTAAATCCTGATAAACCGTCTCACACTATTGCGGCTTCATTCTATGCTAATTTTATCCATCCTTTTCAACATCGAAACTTAACAGCTCGTGAAGGAGCTAGAATTCAAGCATTCCCAGATAACTATAGATTTTTTGGCAAAAAAACTGTCGTATCTCATAAATTATTGCATCGAGAAGAAAGATTTGATGAAAAATTTCTTTGTCAATATAATCAAATCGGTAATGCTGTGCCGCCTCTTCTCGCTAAAGTAATTGCACATCATCTTCAAGAGAAATTAGAGTTATGCCAACAACTGATAGAAATCCTCTAG
- a CDS encoding Bpu10I family restriction endonuclease — MPTTDRNPLVHGSNLEQKENHRTKYRDPESRNFLKEIRTEYDKWHKANLNLIGPKSEITDQDDLILTQRVELLTTYKDFLDQQHYAEKFDSRSNLHSSVLEEFLYYLFKDLVQDFGQNALIGKSHTFKDIFFVPPKYSEMLKRPYARIERKDHDFVIGATIQASFEAAPPPEQDNTPGEVLTIFKEEPDTYSEVTVTGNIETHIFDIPVVAIECKTYLDKTMLEGSSRAAEDLKARNPNSLYLVVMEWIKLTNDVNLRKYKVDQIYVLRQQKNTDREFRYESTYIKNSINPTVVQHLFQKVRNHLIKDWAGGIESGIQRGWLIDE; from the coding sequence ATGCCAACAACTGATAGAAATCCTCTAGTTCATGGTTCAAATCTTGAACAAAAAGAGAATCATCGTACAAAATACAGAGATCCTGAAAGCCGAAATTTCCTTAAAGAAATCAGAACTGAATATGACAAATGGCATAAAGCAAATCTGAATCTGATTGGGCCAAAATCAGAAATTACTGACCAAGATGATTTAATTCTTACTCAAAGAGTGGAACTTCTCACTACATATAAAGATTTTTTAGATCAGCAGCATTATGCAGAAAAATTTGATTCAAGATCCAACCTTCACTCTAGTGTTTTAGAAGAATTTCTTTATTATTTATTTAAAGATTTAGTACAAGATTTTGGGCAGAACGCTCTTATTGGTAAGTCACACACGTTCAAAGATATTTTCTTCGTACCACCAAAATATTCGGAAATGCTCAAACGACCTTATGCGCGAATTGAGAGAAAAGATCATGATTTTGTAATTGGTGCAACTATTCAAGCATCATTTGAAGCAGCGCCTCCTCCAGAACAAGATAATACTCCTGGTGAAGTGCTGACAATTTTCAAGGAAGAGCCTGATACATATTCTGAAGTAACAGTCACAGGTAATATTGAGACGCATATTTTTGATATTCCAGTTGTTGCCATCGAATGTAAAACATATTTAGATAAAACCATGCTTGAGGGATCTTCACGCGCAGCAGAGGATTTAAAAGCGAGAAATCCTAATAGTTTATACCTTGTGGTTATGGAATGGATAAAACTGACCAATGATGTAAATTTACGAAAATATAAAGTTGATCAAATTTATGTACTACGTCAGCAAAAAAATACTGATAGAGAGTTTAGGTATGAATCAACCTACATAAAAAATTCAATTAATCCAACGGTAGTACAACATCTTTTCCAGAAAGTGCGTAACCATTTAATAAAGGATTGGGCTGGTGGTATTGAGTCTGGTATACAGCGTGGATGGTTAATTGATGAATAA
- the mgtE gene encoding magnesium transporter — translation MTETNNLNSTLQDVSRRELRDLVRTQLRMLLEAADLQGAKAILVPVQPADIAEAIEGLPEAMHALAFRLLSKDEAIEVYEYLDYSVQERLIEELKSQEVRDIVDQMSSDDRARLFDELPAKVVNHLLEQLSPAERQATALMLGYEADTAGRIMTLEFIALKENFTVAQALERIRSLANASEIIYYLYVTDQARRLTGIVSLRELVTSQPEQIIGDVMTRDVIFVNTDTHQEEVARLIQRYDFLAVPVVDRQQLLVGIVTVDDVIDILQEETTKDIYALGGGVQSSGDNYFQMGLLEVARKRVLWLFVLLITNTVTGTIIKSQEDILTKVVTLTAFIPLLTGTGGNVGAQSSTVVIRGMNTEEIRSLGSLQVIGREAIAGALLGGMLGSIATVWAYFLQGRIEVAIAVGTSLIAISVLASISGSALPFLFRFLKLDPALMSAPFITTAVDVLGVLIYFNLARVILQL, via the coding sequence GTGACAGAGACGAACAATTTAAACTCTACCCTTCAGGATGTGTCACGTAGGGAATTGCGGGATTTAGTGAGGACTCAACTGCGAATGCTTTTAGAAGCAGCAGATTTGCAGGGGGCCAAAGCTATTCTTGTACCTGTGCAGCCTGCGGATATTGCCGAAGCGATTGAAGGTTTACCGGAAGCAATGCACGCTTTGGCTTTTCGCTTACTTTCTAAGGATGAGGCCATAGAAGTTTATGAATATCTCGACTACAGTGTGCAAGAGAGATTAATTGAAGAACTCAAAAGTCAAGAAGTCCGGGATATTGTTGATCAAATGTCGTCGGATGATCGAGCGAGATTATTTGATGAATTGCCAGCAAAGGTAGTTAATCACCTCCTAGAGCAACTTAGTCCCGCAGAACGCCAAGCCACAGCGCTGATGCTGGGTTATGAAGCCGATACAGCCGGGCGGATTATGACTTTGGAGTTTATTGCCCTCAAAGAGAATTTTACTGTAGCTCAAGCCTTAGAACGCATCCGCAGCCTAGCTAATGCTAGTGAAATCATTTATTACTTATATGTTACTGATCAGGCCAGGCGTTTAACGGGGATTGTCTCTTTACGGGAGTTAGTCACATCCCAGCCAGAACAAATCATTGGTGATGTGATGACTCGTGATGTGATTTTTGTCAACACAGATACCCATCAAGAAGAAGTAGCGAGATTGATTCAACGGTATGATTTTTTAGCTGTACCTGTGGTTGATAGACAACAGCTGTTAGTAGGAATTGTCACGGTCGATGATGTGATTGATATTCTCCAAGAAGAAACCACCAAGGATATTTACGCTTTGGGTGGTGGTGTGCAGTCTAGCGGTGACAATTATTTTCAGATGGGTTTACTAGAAGTGGCACGCAAACGGGTATTGTGGTTATTTGTTTTACTGATCACCAACACCGTTACAGGCACAATTATTAAATCTCAAGAAGATATCTTGACAAAAGTTGTCACACTAACAGCATTTATTCCCTTACTAACTGGTACTGGTGGTAACGTCGGCGCTCAATCTTCTACTGTGGTAATTAGGGGGATGAACACCGAAGAAATTCGCTCCCTGGGCAGTTTGCAAGTAATTGGTAGAGAGGCGATCGCTGGTGCATTATTAGGAGGTATGCTGGGATCTATCGCTACGGTCTGGGCTTATTTTCTCCAAGGTCGCATAGAAGTAGCGATCGCTGTTGGGACTAGTTTGATAGCTATCTCTGTTTTAGCTTCCATATCCGGTTCCGCATTGCCATTTCTGTTTCGCTTTCTGAAACTAGATCCAGCATTAATGTCAGCACCGTTTATCACTACAGCAGTTGACGTACTCGGCGTTCTCATCTACTTCAATTTAGCTAGAGTAATTTTACAGTTATAG
- a CDS encoding filamentous hemagglutinin N-terminal domain-containing protein, translating to MLKPTFLAGIGILLFWLLNITSTKAEIIPDNTLPNNSTVRPVRNIQVIEGGTQRGENLFHSFQEFSFSVLTTNTTGNTALFNHDLAVRNIITRITGSSPAYIDGTITVRPGSRANLFFISPRGIIFGANASLNIAGSFVATTANSLRFADGTEFRANANNNAPLLTVSVPVGLQFGSNSGDISQPNANVLPLALTVQNGQTLALIGGNVSLQASSLAAPGGRIELGSVTGSGFVNLSVVERGYAFGYSGVENFGNIELANGAIVDTSDFPVVDSSGTIHIQGRNITVSDDSLVFALNFGSKAGDNLILSASESIRLSGSSNIASSAEGEGTAGNVLITAGNSVELRETSFIGSQVCAFNPRCVNVTGRGGNVTVNTSRLLLTGGSGIEASTFGTGKAGDIFVRATDTINLIGETPDGDIPSGIFAQVAVDAIDDAGGTGNLTLETRRLSIQGGAQISIAARYGGSGGDLSINASDSVQLSGASQLATAAPNDIFRSGIFVSAQPGATNNVGNLNINTGLLRVEDGARITTDNYGSGNVGSLRLNVRQLAIWDGGEVRVGAFGIGSGGDLIVNATDAVEVIGIGRNTPSRLSMIGEGRGEIGNLDITARSLKLDSQGQLLTQTTSANGGNITLNLQRILQLRRNSQISTSAGTALLGGNGGNIEINSPFIVSSTDENSDISANAFNGQGGKVTINTKRIFGFVVRSRAELEQLLGTTDITQLNAQRLLSNDIIAITPGNPLINILPSVNPIDIDANSTVVPLPANDVVNLSSLDVASQQKFAFLPVNPIKVDTSIVQICSPDHQPRPSSLFITTNNIPQTLEGASLINQRINLSNRHSDFGNLHNSLIGDKLRFIPVVNIPESSTIVEAQRWIVDTNGKIVLVAQAKTKQSC from the coding sequence ATGCTCAAGCCTACGTTTTTAGCTGGGATTGGTATTCTTTTATTTTGGCTACTAAACATCACGTCCACCAAAGCAGAAATTATTCCTGATAATACGCTACCTAATAACTCAACTGTTAGACCTGTGCGGAATATTCAGGTAATTGAGGGAGGAACTCAAAGGGGAGAAAATTTATTTCATAGTTTCCAAGAATTTTCTTTTTCTGTTTTGACTACTAATACTACAGGTAATACTGCTTTATTCAATCATGATTTAGCGGTGAGAAATATTATTACGAGAATTACTGGTAGTTCACCTGCTTATATTGATGGCACAATCACAGTGAGGCCAGGTAGTAGAGCTAATTTGTTTTTTATTAGCCCAAGAGGCATAATTTTTGGTGCAAATGCTAGTTTAAATATTGCTGGTTCATTTGTTGCTACTACAGCGAATAGTCTGAGGTTTGCTGATGGGACAGAATTTAGAGCCAATGCCAATAATAATGCACCATTACTAACAGTCAGTGTACCTGTTGGGTTGCAATTTGGTAGTAATTCTGGTGATATTTCGCAACCAAATGCTAATGTTTTACCTCTGGCGCTGACAGTTCAAAATGGTCAAACTTTAGCTTTAATTGGTGGTAATGTGTCTCTCCAAGCTAGTAGTTTGGCAGCACCAGGAGGCAGAATTGAGTTGGGGAGTGTGACTGGGAGTGGTTTTGTCAATCTGAGTGTTGTTGAGAGAGGTTATGCTTTTGGATATTCTGGTGTAGAGAATTTTGGCAATATTGAACTTGCAAACGGTGCAATTGTAGATACTAGTGATTTTCCTGTTGTCGATAGTAGTGGTACTATCCATATCCAAGGGAGAAATATTACTGTAAGTGATGATTCATTGGTGTTTGCGCTGAACTTTGGCTCAAAAGCTGGTGACAATTTAATCCTCAGTGCCAGTGAATCAATTAGATTAAGTGGTAGTTCAAATATTGCCAGTTCTGCGGAAGGAGAAGGGACAGCTGGGAACGTTTTGATTACGGCTGGTAATTCTGTGGAACTGAGGGAAACATCATTTATTGGTTCGCAAGTTTGTGCTTTCAACCCTCGTTGTGTGAACGTTACAGGTCGTGGTGGTAACGTGACTGTTAATACTAGCAGACTTTTGCTTACAGGTGGTTCAGGGATAGAAGCTTCGACATTTGGTACGGGTAAAGCTGGGGATATATTTGTGAGAGCAACAGATACTATCAACTTGATAGGCGAAACGCCGGATGGTGATATTCCTAGTGGAATTTTTGCTCAAGTAGCTGTGGATGCGATAGATGATGCTGGTGGTACTGGTAATTTGACTCTGGAAACTAGGCGGTTGTCTATTCAAGGAGGCGCACAGATATCGATTGCTGCTAGGTATGGGGGTAGTGGGGGTGATTTAAGTATCAATGCTTCAGATAGCGTCCAGTTAAGTGGAGCTTCACAGTTAGCAACAGCAGCGCCTAATGATATTTTTCGCAGTGGTATTTTTGTCTCAGCCCAACCAGGAGCTACCAATAATGTCGGCAATTTAAATATTAATACAGGACTGCTGCGAGTAGAAGATGGAGCGAGAATTACTACCGATAATTATGGTTCTGGTAATGTAGGTAGCTTGAGATTAAATGTTAGACAGTTGGCTATTTGGGATGGTGGAGAGGTAAGAGTCGGTGCATTTGGAATTGGTTCTGGGGGAGATTTGATTGTTAACGCTACTGATGCTGTAGAAGTTATCGGTATAGGACGTAATACTCCCAGTCGTTTGTCGATGATTGGTGAAGGTCGTGGAGAAATAGGTAATCTAGATATTACCGCGCGATCGCTCAAATTAGATAGTCAAGGTCAATTACTCACTCAAACTACCTCAGCTAATGGTGGTAATATCACGCTGAACCTCCAAAGAATCTTACAACTACGTCGTAATAGTCAAATTTCTACTTCAGCAGGTACGGCTTTATTAGGTGGTAATGGTGGCAATATAGAAATTAACAGTCCATTTATTGTTTCATCTACTGACGAAAATAGCGATATCAGCGCTAACGCTTTTAATGGTCAGGGTGGTAAAGTCACCATTAACACCAAGAGAATTTTTGGTTTTGTTGTTCGTAGTCGAGCAGAACTTGAGCAGCTTTTAGGAACTACCGATATTACTCAGTTGAATGCACAACGTCTACTAAGCAATGACATTATTGCTATCACTCCAGGCAATCCATTAATCAATATACTACCTAGTGTTAATCCCATAGATATAGACGCTAATTCGACAGTAGTTCCTCTACCTGCCAATGATGTAGTTAATCTTAGTTCTCTAGATGTCGCCTCTCAGCAGAAATTTGCCTTTTTACCCGTCAATCCCATCAAGGTTGACACAAGCATAGTCCAAATTTGTAGTCCAGATCATCAGCCAAGACCTAGTTCTTTGTTCATAACTACTAACAATATTCCTCAAACTTTAGAGGGAGCAAGTTTGATTAATCAGAGAATTAATTTATCTAATCGTCATAGTGATTTTGGTAATCTCCATAATTCGTTAATTGGCGATAAATTGAGGTTTATTCCTGTGGTGAATATACCAGAATCGTCAACGATTGTTGAAGCACAGAGATGGATTGTCGATACCAATGGTAAAATTGTTTTAGTTGCTCAAGCAAAAACTAAACAAAGTTGCTGA
- a CDS encoding type II toxin-antitoxin system RelE/ParE family toxin has translation MSNYIIAPSASRDLNEIADYFLVRNLEAGEKLFREFNKKCQNLANFPSMGRSYAHIKPSLRGLPLDGYVILYQVLDDGVEILRVVSGYRDLESLFEDE, from the coding sequence ATGAGTAATTACATTATCGCACCATCTGCAAGTCGAGATTTAAACGAAATTGCTGATTACTTTCTTGTAAGAAATCTGGAAGCAGGAGAAAAATTATTTAGAGAATTTAATAAAAAGTGCCAAAATTTAGCAAATTTTCCTAGCATGGGACGTAGTTATGCTCATATTAAACCCTCATTGCGTGGTTTACCCTTAGATGGATATGTAATTCTTTATCAAGTTCTTGATGATGGGGTGGAAATTTTGCGCGTGGTGAGTGGTTATCGAGATTTGGAGTCTTTGTTTGAGGATGAGTAA
- a CDS encoding type II toxin-antitoxin system ParD family antitoxin: MNITLKPEIEQFIQAQLATGRYANAEEVISKALKLLEKQDKEYQEWVEETRQKVDVAIAELERGEGLDGETVVMQILDRFQKARESQE; this comes from the coding sequence TGAGCAATTTATCCAAGCACAACTTGCTACAGGTAGATATGCAAATGCTGAGGAAGTGATTAGTAAAGCATTAAAATTGCTAGAAAAACAGGATAAGGAGTATCAGGAATGGGTAGAAGAAACTCGGCAAAAAGTTGATGTTGCAATTGCAGAACTCGAACGTGGTGAAGGGTTAGATGGTGAGACTGTAGTAATGCAAATACTCGACAGATTCCAAAAAGCGCGTGAGAGTCAGGAATGA